A region from the Aegilops tauschii subsp. strangulata cultivar AL8/78 chromosome 5, Aet v6.0, whole genome shotgun sequence genome encodes:
- the LOC109753827 gene encoding protein kinase PINOID-like — translation MRHCASEEKERCSPCVLMVAAARAPVPRKPPAEGTLLLAAEEGLSDLETASSTGAPNSSLSSASSAGSLARCSSLSRLSFDCTPSAAMAAAATACSPRPSAAFRPHRSGDVAWAAIRALSASSPATPLGPADFRLVRRVGGGDIGTVYLCRLRTSASAEAPSCMYAMKVVDRRAVAKKHKLERAAAEKRILRLLDHPFLPTLFADFDAAPRFSCVVMEFCPGGDLHSLRHRMPSRRFPLPSARFYAAEVLLALEYLHMMGIVYRDLKPENVLIRADGHIMLTDFDLSLQSTSSPSLEPAVAEEEEQEEPRRASCFPIRFTRRRHRRRCAASPPRFVAEPVSARSCSFVGTHEYVAPEVAGGGAHGAAVDWWAYGVFLYELLHGRTPFAGATNKDTLRNIVRAPLTFPSSCGTGCHADVAAARDLIARLLTKDPAARLGSRHGAADVKAHPFFKNLNFALLRSSRPPVVPSAPLHRSQSCKTPASRKPDTKRFDLF, via the coding sequence ATGCGCCACTGTGCGAGCGAGGAGAAAGAAAGGTGCAGCCCGTGCGTTTTGATGGTGGCCGCGGCGCGAGCTCCGGTGCCCAGGAAGCCGCCCGCGGAGGGGACGCTGCTGCTGGCGGCGGAGGAGGGGCTGTCGGACCTGGAGACGGCGTCGTCGACCGGGGCGCCCAACTCGAGCCTCAGCtcggccagcagcgccggcagcCTCGCGCGCTGCTCCAGCCTGTCGCGGCTCTCCTTCGACTGCACCCCGTCGGccgccatggcggcggcggccaccGCGTGCTCGCCGCGCCCGTCCGCGGCGTTCCGCCCGCACCGGTCCGGCGACGTGGCGTGGGCGGCCATCCGCGCGCTCTCGGCCTCCTCCCCGGCGACCCCGCTCGGCCCCGCGGACTTCAGGCTCGTCCGGCGCGTCGGCGGCGGCGACATCGGCACGGTCTACCTCTGCCGCCTCCGGACCTCGGCGTCGGCCGAGGCCCCGTCGTGCATGTACGCGATGAAGGTGGTGGACCGCCGCGCCGTGGCCAAGAAGCACAAGCTGGAGCGCGCGGCCGCCGAAAAGCGCATCCTGCGGCTGCTCGACCACCCGTTCCTCCCCACGCTCTTCGCCGACTTCGACGCCGCCCCGCGCTTCTCCTGCGTCGTCATGGAGTTCTGCCCCGGCGGCGACCTCCACTCCCTCCGCCACCGCATGCCCTCCCGCCGCTTCCCGCTCCCCTCCGCCCGGTTCTACGCGGCCGAGGTGCTCCTGGCGCTCGAGTACCTGCACATGATGGGGATCGTCTACCGCGACCTCAAGCCTGAGAACGTGCTGATACGCGCGGACGGCCACATCATGCTCACCGACTTCGACCTGTCGCTCCAGTCCACGTCGTCGCCGTCTCTCGAGCCAGCCGTCGCCGAGGAGGAGGAACAGGAGGAGCCGCGCCGCGCATCCTGCTTCCCGATACGCTTCACACGGCGGAGGCACCGTCGCCGGTGCGCGGCATCTCCCCCGCGGTTCGTCGCCGAGCCGGTGTCGGCGCGTTCGTGCTCGTTCGTCGGCACGCACGAGTACGTGGCCCCGGAGGtggcaggcggcggcgcgcacggcgCCGCCGTGGACTGGTGGGCCTACGGCGTCTTCCTCTACGAGCTCCTCCACGGCCGCACCCCGTTCGCCGGCGCCACCAACAAGGACACGCTCCGCAACATCGTGCGCGCGCCGCTCACCTTCCCCTCCTCCTGCGGCACTGGCTGCCACGCCGACGTCGCCGCGGCGCGGGACCTCATCGCGCGCCTGCTCACCAAGGACCCCGCCGCCCGCCTCGGGTCCCGCCACGGCGCGGCCGACGTGAAGGCCCACCCCTTCTTCAAGAACCTCAACTTCGCGCTCCTCCGGTCATCGCGTCCGCCCGTCGTCCCCAGCGCGCCGTTGCACCGGTCGCAGTCGTGCAAGACGCCGGCGTCTCGCAAGCCGGACACGAAGCGCTTCGACCTCTTCTGA